In one window of Mytilus trossulus isolate FHL-02 chromosome 7, PNRI_Mtr1.1.1.hap1, whole genome shotgun sequence DNA:
- the LOC134727096 gene encoding potassium channel toxin alpha-KTx-like: MKSTFAIVLLFVCLVGIVSVNGQELYMTDDQCKLVVKGCMSNNYKKAVQADKNCNDCCRRSGCARGDCKGRHCKCKGC; the protein is encoded by the exons atgaaaagtacatttGCTATAGTCCTGTTGTTCGTATGCCTTGTTG gAATAGTATCCGTAAATGGACAGGAACTTTACATGACCGATGATCAATGCAAACTAGTTGTAAAGGGTTGTATgtcaaacaattacaaaaaggcTGTGCAGGCTGACAAGAATTGTAATGACTGTTGCAGACGATCTGGTTGTGCACGTGGTGATTGCAAAGGCAGACATTGTAAATGCAAAGGAT gTTGA